One window from the genome of Glycine soja cultivar W05 chromosome 12, ASM419377v2, whole genome shotgun sequence encodes:
- the LOC114379252 gene encoding WEB family protein At3g51220 — MDFSSTVDTSRPFTSVKEAVAIFGERLLLGEIYSPIKRESSWRLSSPSPSPSSRPMKTDEENNNNNNGQLADIIKKLEAELEQTKVELKLLKERGSETEVALATLNAELHKNMSKLAQAEATAAGKAATTKTVRFEISEDRKDGTVEKKKESQSLSHMLSLGEKDHLFGGKKGKKQKQKQKPIIPLVGDLFFKRKSSSTTSHHNPLYASPF; from the coding sequence ATGGATTTCAGCTCCACCGTCGACACTTCTCGTCCTTTCACCTCCGTCAAAGAAGCCGTCGCCATATTTGGCGAACGCCTTCTCCTCGGAGAAATCTACTCTCCAATAAAGAGAGAATCATCATGGAGGCTGtcatcaccatcaccatcacCTTCATCAAGACCAATGAAAACTGATGAAGAgaataacaacaataacaatggCCAGCTTGCTGATATAATAAAGAAGCTGGAGGCGGAGCTTGAGCAAACAAAGGTGGAGCTGAAGCTGTTGAAGGAAAGAGGGAGCGAAACGGAGGTGGCATTGGCAACGCTCAACGCAGAGCTTCACAAGAACATGTCCAAGTTGGCTCAGGCCGAGGCCACGGCGGCGGGGAAGGCGGCGACAACAAAGACGGTGAGGTTTGAGATCAGCGAAGATAGAAAGGATGGAACagtagagaagaaaaaagagtcACAAAGTTTGTCTCACATGCTGAGTCTTGGAGAAAAAGATCATCTTTTCGGAGGGAAAAAGGGTaaaaaacagaaacagaaacagaaacCTATCATCCCTCTCGTGGGGgatttgtttttcaagagaaaatCATCTTCTACAACTAGTCACCATAATCCTCTTTACGCTTCTCCTTTTTAA